GTGATCGATGCGTGCAAAGCGGCGAAGGTTAGCAGGCTCGTGTTTGTATCGTCACTGTCCGCGCGAAAGCCTGAGCTGTCGCACTATGGCGCGTCGAAGCTCGCCGCCGAGAAACTGGTTGAAGCGAGCGGCTTGGACTGGACCATTGTCCGCCCGCCCGCTGTGTATGGGCCGCGCGACAATGATATGTTCGAACTGTTCAACAGCGCGCGGTTTGGGGTGGTTCCCTTGCCTCCGGGCGGGGCGACATCGCTAATCCACGTCGATGATCTGGCGAAGCTGTTACTTGCTCTGGTCCCCTCGTCATCCAAGGTCCGGCGGAAAATGTTCGAGCCAGATGATGGCCGCGTCGGCGGTTGGTCGCACAAGGAAATGGCGCAGGCTATTGGTGAAGCGATGGGGCGAAAAGTGTTTACGCCGCATTTTCCGAAATTTGTCCTGTCGAGCGCCGCGAAAGCGGATCGATTGCTGCGCGGCGATAAGGCTAAGCTAACCGCGGATCGGGTTGGCTATATGTGTCATCCCAACTGGGTTGCGCGGACAGATAAGGCCGTTCCGCGCGACGTGTGGATGCCCACGATTCCGTCACGCGAAGGGCTGAAATCGACCGCTGATTGGTATCGCAAGCAGGGTTGGTTTTAGAACGCCGGATCGAAACCGGGCGGCAGCTCGCCATCCTCGCCGACTGGGGTGTGGATACCGCATTCGGTTTTGTCCCAACCTTTCCAACGGCCAGAGCGCGGGTCCTCGCCCGGCGCGACTTTGTTGGTGCAGGGTCCGCAGCCGATTGACGGATAGCCCTGTTCCACCAGCGGGTGACGCGGCAGGTCGTGTTCTTCGAAATAGGCTTGGATATCGTCAGCAGTCCAATCGATCAGCGGGTTGATCTTGAGGCGGCCTTGAGAGTCGGATATATCCACTTCAAATCGCGGCAAATTGGCGCGCGTGGCGGACTGAAAAGCCTTCCTGCCTGTCAGCGTCGCATCAAAATCGGCCAGCGCGCCCGCAAGCGGAATAACCTTGCGAATTTCGCAGCAGCCGTCCGGATCATAAGACCAACGCAGTCCGGTTTCGTCCTTTGCGGCGAGCGTTTGCTCGTCCGGTGTCAGATTGCGCAGATTGGTCAGGCCGAACTTGCTGACGATCTCGTCGCGATAAGCCAATGTGGCGTCAAAATGCTTGCCCGTATCGAGAAACAGCACCGGAAGATCGGGCGCGACTTCGCTGATAAGATGCAGTAAAACAGCGCTTTCCGCGCCGAAGCTGGAAACTGTCGCAAGATCGCCGACCATATCGTCTTCGATCATATTGCGCAGCATTTCGTGCGTATCCTGCCCGCGGAACATCCGGTTCAGGCGAACAGCATCATCATCGGAAAAGCGTGGCCCCGTATCGATGCGATCTATGTCTCTGGCGATGGCGCGCATATCATTCATGGTGCCTGGTTCCGTGACGGATGTTCCAGATCGGGTTCCGCCCATCGGTGGTCGCTTGATAGACCTCGGGCCATGTGTCGAGAGCGGCCTGTGCGTCCGCCTCGTTCATCGGCACATCGGGCTGGAACGCATCAAAACCGCAGCGGCGCATATTGTTCAGTTGATCGACGAGAACATCGCCGACCGCGCGGATTTCGCCCGCGTAGCCCGCCTCGCGCAGGATGCGCGCAGCCGAATAGCCGCGACCATCGCCGTAAACGGGGAAGTTCACTTCGACGAGCGCAATACGGTCCAGATGTGGCAGCAAATCGCGCGCATCATCGCCCGGCTCAATGCGAACAGCGGATGAGTTGGATTGCTCTAGGAATGAGTCGACCGTCACGCTCGCATGATCGACCATTTCATCATCGCGGAAGCGGAATTGAACGCCATCAGGGCTTGTTCCCAAATCAGTCATAGAGAGCCTCCTTGAAAGGGGCCATGCCGATGCGATTATAAGTATCGAGGAAGCGCTCCCCGTCCTCCTTTTGCGCAAGGTAAACGTCGGTCACGGTCTCGACCGCGTTAATAACACCTTCTTCATCGAACCCGCGTCCGGTGATTTTGCCGAGCGCGGTGTCCTCCGCCTCGCTGCCGCCGAGCGACAATTGGTAATTCTCGACGCCTTTCTTATCGACGCCGAGTATGCCGATATGGCCCGCGTGATGATGCCCGCAGGCGTTGATGCAGCCGGAAATCTTGAGCTTCAACTCGCCCAATTTGTCCTGTTTGCCGCTCTCGGCAAAGCGCTCGGAAATCTTCTGCGCCAGCGGGATCGAGCGGGCATTGGCAAGGCTGCAATAGTCGAGACCGGGACACGCGATAATGTCTCCAATCTGGTCGAGATTGGGGGTGCCGAGGTCTGCGGCATCCAGCTTGGTCCAAAGCGCATGCAGATCGGCGATTTTCACATGCGGCAGGACGATGTTTTGCGTGTGCATCACGCGCAGTTCGTCAAAGCTGTATTCTTTGGCGAGGTCCGCCATCAAATGCATTTGCTCAGCGCTGGCATCGCCCGGAATGCCGCCGACGGGTTTCAGGCTGATCACTGCACTGACATAGCTGTCATGCTTGTGGCGATGCGTATTGCGGTCGATCCAGAGCGCGAAATCGGGATCGCTGCGATCAACGGTTTTCACGCCGTCTTCAAATGCCGGATCGGCGAAGTAGGGCTTGATCCGTTCAAGTTCGGCAATCGGCGGTTCGATGCCTTGCTCGAGCAAATGTGCGAACTCTTCCTCGACCTGACGCGTGTATTCTTCTGCGCCCAATTCATGGACGAGGATCTTGATCCGCGCTTTGTACTTATTGTCGCGCCGGCCATAGCGGTTGTACACACGCAGGCAGGCTTCGGAATATGTGATCAGCTGATCGAGCGGAACAAATTCGCGGATATTGGGCGCGATCATCGGAGTGCGGCCCATACCGCCGCCGACATAGAAGCTCGCACCGATCTCGCCGCCACGCTCGACAATCTGGATGCCGATATCGTGCAGGCGCATCGCCGCGCGGTCGGTATCGCTGGCGATCACCGCGATTTTGAATTTGCGCGGCAGATACATGAATTCAGGGTGGAAGCTCGACCATTGTCTGAGCAACTCGGCGTAAGGCCTTGGATCGACCAGCTCATCCTGCGCAGCGCCCGCGAAGTGATCGGACGAGATATTGCGGATGCAGTTCCCGCTGGTCTGGATCGCATGCATTTCGACCTTGGCCAGATCGGCAAGAATATCGCCTGCATCTTCCAGTTTGATCCAGTTGTACTGGATGTTCTGCCGCGTGGTAAAGTGCCCGTAACCGCGGTCATATTTGTCCGCAATATCGGCTAGCGCGTGCATCTGCGTGCTGTTGAGCGTCCCATAGGGGATCGCGACACGCAACATATAAGCGTGCAGCTGCAGATAGAGCCCGTTCATCAGCCGCAGCGGCTTGAACTGGTCCTCGCTCAATTTGCCTTCGAGGCGTCGCTGCGCCTGATCGCGAAATTCGGCAACGCGGGCATCGACCATCGCTTGGTCGTATCGGTCATATTTATACATGCTAAATTACCCACTCGCCGATATCGGGATCGGCCGGTTTGAGGGTCAGGTCGGGTCGGACGGTCGGGCCGAGTGCGCGGACGCGGTCCTTTATGTGCGCAGGGCGCACACCGTTATCGTCTTGGGTTGCCTCGATGGAATAGGGAACATTGACGCGGCGGGCGGATTCTTCGCGCGCCATGATTTCGGCAGCTTGATCACCGACATCGACGGCATTGTCGACATGCGCGGACCAGCTGACGCCATCCCACCACACGACCGCGCCTGTTTTGAGGTCATTGCCTGTCAAGATAATCATCGTGCGGCCTCCATCGCCACGTAAGCCACGGCTTCATTGGCGCGCGCTGTCACTTCGCCGATTACAATCAACGCAGGGCTCACGATCTCCTCGCGCTCGACCAGATCGGGCAGTGCAGCAAGCGGTCCGCGCAGGACCCGCATTTCAGGGCGCGCTGCGTTCTCGATAATGGCCACGGGCATGTCGGGCGTGAGCCCGTCTTCCATCAGCTTCTCGGCGATCTGGGGAGCGGTTTTGACGCCCATATAGATCACCAGCGTACGGTTCGGACCGGCTAGACCAACCCAGTTCTGATCCTTCAGCCCTTTGCACTGTCCAGCAACGAAACTGACGATGCTCGCGCTGTCGCGATGGGTAAGGGCAATCTGTGCAGCTGCTGCTGCACCATTGGCCGCGCTGATACCGGGTACCACTTCGACCGGGACACCGGCGGCGTAGCAATCTTCCATTTCCTCACCGCCGCGCCCGAACACGAACGGGTCGCCGCCTTTGAGGCGAACAACATCACGGCCAGCCCGGGCTTCACGAACCAGCAAACCGTTGATCTGATCCTGCGGAAGAGTGTGTTTGGAGCGCTTTTTCGCAACCGAAATAAGCGTCGCATCGGGCCGCGCCATGGCGAGGATTGCCGGATCGACCAGACCGTCATGAACGATCAGCGATGCCGATTGCAGCAGCCGAGCCGCGCGCAGCGTCAGCAGCTCCGGATCGCCCGGACCCGCGCCGACGAGATAGACTGTACCTGTTTTTTCCATCAGCCCGAAATGGACCCACCATTAGGCTATCGCCAGCTAGAATGGATGTCAGTGCAGGAAGGAAACTTATTGAAAGCGGATGTAACCAATCAGGAAGTTCAGCTTTTGTGCGCCGTCGCGTGGACTATTTCTTGTCGCCGTCATCTACGCGCTGCGCAATGGCTGCAACCAGCTGGTCCATCTGTGCGCTGCCGCGAATGTTGAGGTCGCGCTGCGGGAAGGGGATTTCGATACCGCTTTCCTGAAACAAGTCCCACAACCGTTTGAGAACTTCCGATTTGATATTGCCGATGCCGCCCTCGGGGTCGGTAATCCAGACCTGGATGACGAAATCTACCGAGCTGTCACCATACCCGTCCAGCCAGCATGTGGGTGGGGGCGATTTGAGCACCCGGTCGCAGTCCTTGGCTGCT
This genomic window from Pontixanthobacter aestiaquae contains:
- a CDS encoding NAD-dependent epimerase/dehydratase family protein; protein product: MTRTIAITGGTGFVGQAVLDAVARQDTSVRALARKVPADRPTVDWVEGNLADHAALGKLANCAEAMIHIAGLTNTPDPVEFEAANVTGTQAVIDACKAAKVSRLVFVSSLSARKPELSHYGASKLAAEKLVEASGLDWTIVRPPAVYGPRDNDMFELFNSARFGVVPLPPGGATSLIHVDDLAKLLLALVPSSSKVRRKMFEPDDGRVGGWSHKEMAQAIGEAMGRKVFTPHFPKFVLSSAAKADRLLRGDKAKLTADRVGYMCHPNWVARTDKAVPRDVWMPTIPSREGLKSTADWYRKQGWF
- a CDS encoding phosphoadenylyl-sulfate reductase — encoded protein: MRAIARDIDRIDTGPRFSDDDAVRLNRMFRGQDTHEMLRNMIEDDMVGDLATVSSFGAESAVLLHLISEVAPDLPVLFLDTGKHFDATLAYRDEIVSKFGLTNLRNLTPDEQTLAAKDETGLRWSYDPDGCCEIRKVIPLAGALADFDATLTGRKAFQSATRANLPRFEVDISDSQGRLKINPLIDWTADDIQAYFEEHDLPRHPLVEQGYPSIGCGPCTNKVAPGEDPRSGRWKGWDKTECGIHTPVGEDGELPPGFDPAF
- a CDS encoding DUF934 domain-containing protein codes for the protein MTDLGTSPDGVQFRFRDDEMVDHASVTVDSFLEQSNSSAVRIEPGDDARDLLPHLDRIALVEVNFPVYGDGRGYSAARILREAGYAGEIRAVGDVLVDQLNNMRRCGFDAFQPDVPMNEADAQAALDTWPEVYQATTDGRNPIWNIRHGTRHHE
- a CDS encoding nitrite/sulfite reductase; amino-acid sequence: MYKYDRYDQAMVDARVAEFRDQAQRRLEGKLSEDQFKPLRLMNGLYLQLHAYMLRVAIPYGTLNSTQMHALADIADKYDRGYGHFTTRQNIQYNWIKLEDAGDILADLAKVEMHAIQTSGNCIRNISSDHFAGAAQDELVDPRPYAELLRQWSSFHPEFMYLPRKFKIAVIASDTDRAAMRLHDIGIQIVERGGEIGASFYVGGGMGRTPMIAPNIREFVPLDQLITYSEACLRVYNRYGRRDNKYKARIKILVHELGAEEYTRQVEEEFAHLLEQGIEPPIAELERIKPYFADPAFEDGVKTVDRSDPDFALWIDRNTHRHKHDSYVSAVISLKPVGGIPGDASAEQMHLMADLAKEYSFDELRVMHTQNIVLPHVKIADLHALWTKLDAADLGTPNLDQIGDIIACPGLDYCSLANARSIPLAQKISERFAESGKQDKLGELKLKISGCINACGHHHAGHIGILGVDKKGVENYQLSLGGSEAEDTALGKITGRGFDEEGVINAVETVTDVYLAQKEDGERFLDTYNRIGMAPFKEALYD
- a CDS encoding DUF2849 domain-containing protein, which produces MIILTGNDLKTGAVVWWDGVSWSAHVDNAVDVGDQAAEIMAREESARRVNVPYSIEATQDDNGVRPAHIKDRVRALGPTVRPDLTLKPADPDIGEWVI
- the cobA gene encoding uroporphyrinogen-III C-methyltransferase — protein: MEKTGTVYLVGAGPGDPELLTLRAARLLQSASLIVHDGLVDPAILAMARPDATLISVAKKRSKHTLPQDQINGLLVREARAGRDVVRLKGGDPFVFGRGGEEMEDCYAAGVPVEVVPGISAANGAAAAAQIALTHRDSASIVSFVAGQCKGLKDQNWVGLAGPNRTLVIYMGVKTAPQIAEKLMEDGLTPDMPVAIIENAARPEMRVLRGPLAALPDLVEREEIVSPALIVIGEVTARANEAVAYVAMEAAR